TAGTAAATCCTAGAATCTCAAGGGATTGACAGCTCCTTTTCTCACCAGAAAATTCAGAGATGATTTCAGGGACAATGAGAAGATGCCCTTGAAGAAATTTTCAGAGAAGGTGCAAACAGAGTACAACCTCATACCAACCAGGAACAAATTGGCAAGAGCTAGAAGAGCATCAGTGAAGGAGATAAGGGGGGAGGATGATAACCAGTACATGCAGTTGTGGGATTATGGAGAGGAGTTAAGGAAAAGCAATCCCGGTAGCAAGTTTTTCCTATGTACAAAGGAGATAgaagataagaagacaaaagaGATAAAAGAGCACTTCTCCACATTGTATTGGTCACTGGATGCATGCAAAAGAGGATGGCTTAATGGTTGTCGGCCAATACTTTTTATTGACGGATGTCACATAAACACCAGATACAAAGGAAATTTACTCACGGCTGTAGGTATTGACCCAAATGATTGTATCTTCCCCATAGCATTTGGCCTTGTCGAAGTGGAGTCAACTAGCAGTTGGGAGTGGTTTCTGGCAAGCCTAAAGGATGACCTCAACATATGTAACACCTCTCCGTACACAATTATGAGTGACAAGCAAAAGGTATTTCATCATCAAAGTAAATTTGTAGTTTCACCATGACTTGTTGTATGTGAAATTGACTTTCATTGTGAAATGTACTTATGACATTGTGTTGCATGAAATATATGTTTGTAAGTGAAAATTTCTTGCTTTATCATATATGTATGTGACATTGGGTTGCTTACTTTATTATGTGAAATTGCAGGGTCTCATAAAAGCTGTGGCAAAGATATGGCCTGATGCCGAACATAGATTTTGTGTCAGGCATATGTATCAGAATTTCCACAAGCTTCACAAAGGTGAGCAACTGAAGAACAATTTGTGGGCAATTGCCAGGGCTACAAACAACCCTACATACACTAGAGCAATGCAAAATATGGAACAAGACAACATTGATGCATACAAATGGTGTGAGAAATGGCCACCAAGAACCTGGATTAAAGCATTTTTCAACCCATTTCCAAAGTGTGACATTCTACTAAATAACATGTCTGAAGTTTTCAATAGGTAACTTGTGAAAATAGGTTAATTCTCATTTGTGCATACATTGTCATTTGTGTTAACATTCTCCTGTGTGTGCTAACATTTTTGTCTCTTCAATTTCATAGTTGGATATTGGAATCTAGAGAACTACCAATTAAGTCCATGTTGGACAGCATCACTGACAAGATCACAACTAGGATGTACAACAAGCAGAAGGAGGTGGCCACTGATAGAAAATGGGGTAAAAGATTGTGCCCAAAAATACAGAAGAAGCTTGACAAATTTATTGAATGGGCTGCTTTTTGCATGGTTCAAGGGGCTGGTCAGAAGGTTTTCAAGGTGTTGTCAATGAACCATTCATATATTGTTGATTTGAACTGTGAGAGTTGTGACTGCAAAAGATGGGAGCTGTCCGGGATTCCATGTCATCATGCCATAGCTTGTGATAGAGAGGAGAGGATAGATCCTGAGCCTGGTGCATGAATGCTACTCTGTAGCTACTTACAAAAAAGCTTATAGTTTCAATATCAAGCCGATGAGGGACCAAGAGCATTGGACAAAGATGGAAGGAGTGGATGTGTACCCACCTGTGTACACCAAGGTGATGGGAAGACCAAGGAGAAATAGAAAGAAAGATCCAGAAGAGAAGCTTGACAAGGAAGGGGGCAAGAAACTGACTAAACATGGTGTAAGCATGCACTGTTCTATATGTGGAGCAGCAAATCACAACAAGAAAGGTCATCAGAAGTGGGCAGAAACAAATAGAGAGGCACCAGTAGCTACAGATGATGATTCAGAAGAGGAGTTTGATGATCCATCCATAATTTCAGTAAGTTAAATATGTCCTTCTTCATATTGTGACAGAAGTTTATCAATTATGCAAGTGCGATTTGTTATATTTGCAGAACATCATGCCACACACAATTCATCCATCTATGGATCCAACTCAAACACCAGGATCAATGGTTTACCTCATGCAGCAAATGGTAAACTTTAGAACCTGTTATTTTTATATTTGAGGCCTCTTTATATTTAACTCTACTCTCAAACATTGTTTGCAATATACAGGAGAGGATGTCATATCAACCAGTCATGGACCATGGTCCTCTTCCTGAATCTTCATTTGTCGCACAAGCTAGAGCTAGCATTCCTCCACCAAGAGTGACAACTGCTATGGCTACTGGAAGAGTTAGGAGGAGGGGTGTTACTGAAGATATTCCAGAGGATGTTCCTCAATTCAGCCACCAAACAAGTGATAATGCAAGAGGCAGGAAGAGGCAGGCTAAAGGAGGTGGTAGAGGAAATGCTACAGGAAGTGGTACGGGAAGTGGTACAGGAAACGCTTCACGAGGTGGTAGGGGAAATGCTACAGGAGGTGTGATTTTTGTTGAAATCTACATGTCACCGTGCATGAAATTATTGTCATTTGTTATCAATTTTCATTCTCCAAATTGGCACGCTTGCAGGAAGTGGAAGGACAAGAGGAGAAGGTGCAAGAGGAGGAACTGGAAGAGGAAATGGTGGAAGAGGAACTCTATATGACAGTGGAGGAAGGACTGGACCAGGGGCTGGATATTGGAACTTGATGTTTGGACCTGATTCAGATAGGTCACATGTCGCAGCAGAGGAAGAGCCAATCACACAAAATGCACCACAAGGGGATGAGTGGGATGACGACTTCGTCCACATGTAGATATGCAAACTGATGCAGAAGTTCATGACTAAACTTTATGAAATGCAACTAAGTTCACCAATGAACTTCATTTGTCTGTGTAGAGGCCTA
The window above is part of the Triticum aestivum cultivar Chinese Spring chromosome 2A, IWGSC CS RefSeq v2.1, whole genome shotgun sequence genome. Proteins encoded here:
- the LOC123186426 gene encoding guanyl-specific ribonuclease pgl-1-like, translated to MRDQEHWTKMEGVDVYPPVYTKVMGRPRRNRKKDPEEKLDKEGGKKLTKHGVSMHCSICGAANHNKKGHQKWAETNREAPVATDDDSEEEFDDPSIISNIMPHTIHPSMDPTQTPGSMVYLMQQMERMSYQPVMDHGPLPESSFVAQARASIPPPRVTTAMATGRVRRRGVTEDIPEDVPQFSHQTSDNARGRKRQAKGGGRGNATGSGTGSGTGNASRGGRGNATGGSGRTRGEGARGGTGRGNGGRGTLYDSGGRTGPGAGYWNLMFGPDSDRSHVAAEEEPITQNAPQGDEWDDDFVHM